GGTTGCCATTTCTGGTGCTGGTGGAGGACTGGGTTCTCTTGCCGTTCAATACGCCAAGGCTCTGGGTTTGAGAGTTTTGGGTATTGATGGTGGTGCCGACAAGGGTGAATTTGTCAAGTCCTTGGGTGCTGAGGTCTTCGTCGACTTCACTAAGACTAAGGACGTCGTTGCTGAAGTCCAAAAGCTCACCAACGGTGGTCCACACGGTGTTATTAACGTCTCCGTTTCCCCACATGCTATCAACCAATCTGTCCAATACGTTAGAACTTTGGGTAAGGTTGTTTTGGTTGGTCTGCCATCTGGTGCCGTTGTCAACTCTGACGTTTTCTGGCACGTTCTGAAGTCCATCGAGATCAAGGGATCTTACGTTGGAAACAGAGAGGACAGTGCCGAGGCCATCGACTTGTTCACCAGAGGTTTGGTCAAGGCTCCTATCAAGATTATCGGTCTGTCTGAACTTGCTAAGGTCTACGAACAGATGGAGGCTGGTGCCATCATCGGTAGATACGTTGTGGACACTTCCAAATAAGCCGAATAGTTTGTATACGTCTTATGTAATGAGTTTCAATGAATTACTTATTTTTACCTCTCCTTTTTGGCTCAATTCAACTAGCCTCTGTAGCAATCTGTTTGCGAAGAAGAACTTATCTAATTTTTCATGGGTTTTCCCCAcgtttttgaaaagactTTGTCTTAACTCTCTGTGATCAAACCGTTGTGGTGGACCGCTGATTGATTgtgattcttcttccagATCTAGCGACTCTGGCAGATAAGAGTCCCCGGAGTCAATAATTACCCCAAGAATATACCTTGAAACCTCCGAGTTGGCCAGTATTTGAGATAACAGCAGCTCCTTGTATTTGTAAGTGCCTTCGTTATCAATTGATCCGATGTCCAGCATTATTTTGATATCAGGTCTCCCAATCTTGACAAACTTTTCTACAATGTGTTTTTGAAGCAGTTGCACAAGAGGAGCAATATCTTCAAGGTATGAGTCTTGCTGGTCGCCGTTCAATTTTAAAATAAGAAATGTATCTGAGTTCCCTGTCGTCCCAATAACTGCTACACTCCCCAACTTTGTGACAGAGAGAAAATGATGCTCTTGTGAAGTGGAATATATGGCGTCAATGCTACTTTGTAATTTATGGTTGAACGCATTCTCAGTATCTCCATAAACTTGAAAGCCCACGGGGTAAGAGACGCCAGATGCTAATTCTCTATGCAATTGCGACTCTGTGTAAGTGTGACTCAAAAGTCCAATACAGTAGAGATCACTCACATACTGAGGGGTCAGTGTGTCGGAGAGTTCACCTACCAATGGACAGTACTGGGCTAATTCGGTTAGCAAGACTCGACATATCGGGATCCCATACTGAATCTCATAGGACATTATTGCCTGATCATTGTCTCCGTTTCCGTACTCGCTCAAATTGGTTCTCATTGTCACTAGCAAGTCTTTTCGATCTGTAGACGTCAAGGGGTTGAATAATGGAGTTatctctttttccaaaacaCCGTCCATTTCTCCTACAACCTTATAATTTCTCTTCCCCGTTAAAGCGGCTATCCACTGAGCGCATCTCTTTGCCTGGGTACCATCTTTTATGTACTCTGGACCGGTTATCACTAATAGTGGCTTATTCTCCACTATCTCAGTATCAGGC
This window of the Komagataella phaffii GS115 chromosome 2, complete sequence genome carries:
- a CDS encoding Mitochondrial alcohol dehydrogenase isozyme III is translated as MSPTIPTTQKAVIFETNGGPLEYKDIPVPKPKSNELLINVKYSGVCHTDLHAWKGDWPLDNKLPLVGGHEGAGVVVAYGENVTGWEIGDYAGIKWLNGSCLNCEYCIQGAESSCAKADLSGFTHDGSFQQYATADATQAARIPKEADLAEVAPILCAGITVYKALKTADLRIGQWVAISGAGGGLGSLAVQYAKALGLRVLGIDGGADKGEFVKSLGAEVFVDFTKTKDVVAEVQKLTNGGPHGVINVSVSPHAINQSVQYVRTLGKVVLVGLPSGAVVNSDVFWHVLKSIEIKGSYVGNREDSAEAIDLFTRGLVKAPIKIIGLSELAKVYEQMEAGAIIGRYVVDTSK
- a CDS encoding 3-deoxy-D-arabino-heptulosonate-7-phosphate (DAHP) synthase, which translates into the protein MTVQEVDPKRSRTPPVWDYGLNKQSTNSRPPSSQGSGLLLSEKFGHSVVPQPEVLQQVLYPTNEELKQKILTYRNYINSLIKTDSNDSAQPNILPDTEIVENKPLLVITGPEYIKDGTQAKRCAQWIAALTGKRNYKVVGEMDGVLEKEITPLFNPLTSTDRKDLLVTMRTNLSEYGNGDNDQAIMSYEIQYGIPICRVLLTELAQYCPLVGELSDTLTPQYVSDLYCIGLLSHTYTESQLHRELASGVSYPVGFQVYGDTENAFNHKLQSSIDAIYSTSQEHHFLSVTKLGSVAVIGTTGNSDTFLILKLNGDQQDSYLEDIAPLVQLLQKHIVEKFVKIGRPDIKIMLDIGSIDNEGTYKYKELLLSQILANSEVSRYILGVIIDSGDSYLPESLDLEEESQSISGPPQRFDHRELRQSLFKNVGKTHEKLDKFFFANRLLQRLVELSQKGEVKISNSLKLIT